The genomic stretch AGCGGTTCTCCAGTTGGTCGTCGGAGCGGATCTCCAGGTAGGCGTCTCGGGTGCCGACGCCGACCAGCGGGATCTTCAGTTCGTTGCCCAGGAAGCGCAGCAGGTTGAGGAACTCGCGGCGCGCCTCGCCGCGTCCGGCCAGCACGTTGTGCAGTTCGTCGATCATCAGCATGCGCGCGCCGGCCTGGCGCAGCAGCCGCACCGCGATCTGCTCCAGTTCGGCCAGCCGCTGGCGGGGGCGCAGCGGCGCGCCGAGCGCGGTCAGCAGCGCGGTGTAGAAGCGGGCCACGTGCGGGTCGGAGGGCATCTGCACCATCAGCACCGGGATCTCCTCCCGGTCCGAGTGCGAGGTCGGCGGGTGCAGGCGCCGGAACTTCTCCAGGATCATCGACTTGCCGTTGTTGGTCGGCCCGATCACCAGCAGGTTCGGCATCCGTTGCTTGGCCGGTCAGCCCAGCAACGTGTTCAGCTGGTCCAGTGCCTGCGTGGCGCGGGTGTAGCCGATCCACCGATCCGCTCGCACCCGGGCCAGCCGTTCGGCGGCGGGCAGCCGGGCCACCGGCCGGGCGCTTTCATGCAGGTGCGACAGGTCCTCTGCCGGCCCCGGCTCCAGCTCGATCTCCGGCCCGGTCTTCGGTTCGCTGTTCACCACTGCTCGATCACCTCGAACGGCCGCACGGGCTCATCGTCCGCGCAACCCTCGGCCGGCGGCGAGGTCGGCGGAGGAGGCGCCGGCGAAGCTGCTCGCGGCGCGGGGGGCGCCGAGCGGCGCTCGACCTCCCGGCGGGCCCGGCGGGTCTTGGCCGCCGCGGTCTCGGTGATCTGCCGCATCTGCTCCACCATGGCGAAAAGGGCGTTCTCATCGACCTGGGCGCGGCCGTCCTGGCGCAGCCGGGCGATCGCGGCGCGCTGTTCCCACACGCTGATCGGCGGGCGCGACAGCGTCCGGTACGGCACCGCCAGGTAGGCGTGCCCGTCAGGGTCCAGCACACAGATCCGGGAGATGTCGCGCGGGTCACGGCGCAGCACGAACTTCTCCAGCCGATCCCGGCGGGCGATCCAGGGCTTGAGCACGTCGCTGTAGTACTGCACGTGATCGACCGTGAAGCCGGTCCTCCTCAGCGCCCGCCGGATCACCGGCAAGAAGTCGACCAGGAACGCCGTCTCGCTGGTCACCGTCGCGGGGCGGCCGCCAGCCGCGACGCCCTCCGCCCACCGCCCGGCCGGGGTCTGCCCCAGCGTGGCGTGCACCTGGCCGTGGTAGGCGGCCACTGCCAGGGCCAGCCACCGGTTCAGCTCGGCGACGGTCAGCACCGCGCTGGCCTGGCTGTCGTAGCTGCCGCGCTCGGCCGCGTTGGAGAAGGTGGTGCCGGGCAGTTCGTGCACCATCTGCATCATCGTGCCGATCAGCCGCTCGATGACGCCGCCGAAGTGCGGCATGCCCTTCGGCCGGTACGCCAGCGTGATCCCATGCTGAGCGCAGCCCCGGCGCAGCGCCTCGCTGCGGAACTCGGCGGCGTTGTCCACGTAGATCTCCTGCGGCTTGCCGCTCATCGGCCAGGCCACCGCCTCCATCCCGAGCCGCTCCAGCCACAGCCGCTTGTCACACACCGTGTGCGCCAGGCACAGCCCGGCCGACAGCGCCGAGGGCGCCTCCAGCGTGACCACCAGGCCAACCACGCAGCGGCTGGCCACATCGATCGCCGCGGTGACGTACGGGCGGCCGATCGGCAGCCGATGCCACTCATCGACCACCTCCAGATCGACCGGCGTGTGGTCGATCTGCACCTGCTGCAGCAGACCCTCGATGCTCGGCGGTTCCCCGCCCGCCGAACGCAGACGGCGCGCCCCGTCTGCGCCCTCCCGCGCCGCGGCGGCCGCCGCCGGATCCAGCACCTCGATCCTCCGTGCCAGGGTGTTGCGCGCCGGGACCGGCAGCCCGCCGGCCCGGCACCGGCGTACGACCTCCCGGTAGACCGCCGCCACCGAGCGCCGCTGCCGGTTCAGATACCGCGAACGGATCACCTCGACCATCACCGTCTCGACCGCCGCCGGCACCCGGCCGAGCCTCCGGCCACCGCTGGAGCGCCGGGGCAGCAGATCTGAGACGACGCCCTCACCCGCACGCCACCACCCCAGCAGCACGTACACCTGACGCCGCGAAAGGCCCAACTCGGCCGCCGCCGCGTCCGCGGCCGCCCATCCCACCCGCGGCCCGGCGGCCAGCCGGCCGATCACCTCGGCCCGGCGTACCGCCACGTCCCACGTCTCATCCGGGGCGGTCAGCACGCCCCGCTCGACGATCTGCGCCCGCCCGCTGTCCATGCCAGGACCTCACCGTCGCGCACACGAGTACGGAACAAAACGCACAGTAGCGCACAGGACTATGGACGCACCGGATGTTCGTAGTCCTCTGCACAGATCCCGGAAGGCCCAGGACAGCCGTGCACACGACTTCGAAAAGTGACAGGAGTTTTTGAAGGCTTGGGAGGCCTTCGTCGGCCCGTTTTCAAGATCTTCAAAAAACGAAGGTTTTCTGAAGCGTCCGCCTTTCTTGTCGGTCCGCCGTGTAGCCGTCTGCAGTGATCTCGACAAGCTCATCACCAACGGGGGGAACTGGACGCAGTCAGACCAACCCGGCAGATCCCACGGCAGGAACTCCGAGGCGCGTTACGGTGCTTGCATGCTGGTGCGGTTGCTGTGGAAGCCGCTGCCCGAGTCGTGGCCGGCAGCAGCACCCAAGCGCCCGGCTGGGCTGCGTGGGCTGATCGCCTGGGTGCGAGAGATGACCGCGGGCGTGCCACAGCGCGACGACGTCGAGCGGCGGGCGTGCTGGAGGCCGAACCGGCGGCCGAGGTGCTGGTGGCCGACGCCCACGGCCCCTACCGCAACATCCTGCCCGAGGACCTGGACCGGCGGGCCCGGCTGATCCGCGGCAAACCCCGAGAACTCGGCATCCTCGCGGGCCTGCAGGCCGGCGCCCACGCGGCGATGTTCGTGGGCTACCACGCCCGCGCCGGCGTCGGCGGCGCGGTGCTCGCCCACACCATGGCCGAGGCCGTCCTGGACGTGCGCATCAACGGCGCTTCACACGGCGAGATCGGCATCAACACCCTGCTGGCCGGCTCCTACGGTGTGCCCGTCGTGCTGGCCAGCGGCGACGACGCGGCCATCGTTATCTGGGGTTGTTCGCATCTTCTCGCAGGTCAGGGAGATGTGATCTTGTCAGGCACGTAAGGCACGTTGGCTGGTGTGCTGGCATGCTGGGGTGAACGCGTGTTCAGGTGTTCAGGTGTTCCGGTCGTGGTGATGTCCGTTCAATGCATGCCCGCTGGGCCCGGTCAGGGTGGCGGCTCGCCGTAGCTATAGATGCCCGAGCTGCAGGCCGTGAGCAGGTCGGCGCTTCAACCCGGCTGGCTGGTGGGGTATGCCGGCTGGGTGGCTGCCAGGCTGGCCAGGAGCTTCAGCCGCTCTTCTGAGGTGCTGCCCGGTTCGGCGGTGTAGATGGTGAGGTCGTACACCGTCCGGCTGGACACGGGCAGGTCGAGGGACTGGTAGGTCAGCTCCAGGTCGCCGACCTGCGGGTGCCACAGCCGCTTGCTGCCAGCGTGGCGGATGCGCACGTCGTGGGCAGCCCACTGGCTGCGGAACGCGGTGCTGAGCGTGGACAGCTCGCCGACGAGGTCGCGTAGCGCCCGGTCGTGGGGCTCGCGTCCGGCCTCGGCGCGCAGCAGCGCGGCGCTGACGGCGGTGGCCGCGTCCCAGTCGACGAAGAACCGCTGGGAGCCCGGGTCGAGGAAGACGTAGCGGGCGAGGTTGGCGCGGCCGTTCCGTGTGGTGGCAGGGCTGTCGAAGACCGGCGCGAGCAGGGCCCGGGCCAGCGCGTTGTGGGCGACGAGGTCCTGGCGGCCGTTGCGTATGAACGCCGCCGACATCGTCATCGAGTCCAGCAGCCACTGGACCGGCGGCGGGACCTGGACGTCCTTGCGGCGCGAAGGCGCGCGACCGGCGGGCCGGGCGGCGTGGGCCAGATCGAACAGGTAGGTGCGTTCGTCCTGATCCAGGCGCAGGGCCTGGGCCACCGCGTCGAGCACCTCTTCCGATACGCCGCTGATGTGGCCCTTCTCCAGCCGGGTGTACCACTCGGTGCTCACACCGGCCAGCACCGCGACCTCCTCGCGGCGCAGCCCGGGGACCCGGCGCCGGCCGCTGGTGGGCAGCCCGACCTGCTCCGGGGTCAGCTTCGCGCGCCGGGTGGCGAGGAAATCCCGGATCTGGGCACGGTGGTCGGGCCGGTCGTCCATGCCCCCACGGTAACCGCAGGGTTCGCGCAGGCGCTGGCGGTAAGGGGGTTGAACTTATCCCCCCTATAAACGCGCTCTGCCTCGCGCCCGGCCAGGCGGGTTTCCTGGGATCAGCAAATCGAACGCGACCTGCGACACGGAGATGGACCCTGTCCGACCAGCTCTTGTAGCGGTGATCGGCCCGCCCATCACCGTCGAAGCCCTCCTGTGATGCACCACCAGGACCTCCAGCACCCGGGATTATGACCATGACCGGCAAGACCGTACTGATCACCGGCGCGACCAGTGGCATCGGCGCCCACACCGCACGGTTGCTCCTCGAGCGCGGCCACCGCGTGGCCGTCACCGGCCGCGACGAGAGCAAACTCAAGTCCTTCCTCGACGAGACCGGCCACCCCGACCGGCTGCTCGGCATCATCGCCGACGCCGCCGACTGGCAGGCCACCCAATCCGCCGTGACCCGCACCGTGGCACACTTCGGCGCCCTGCATGCCGCGGTGGCCAACGCCGGCTTCATCCCCGCCGACCACCCGCGCACCATCGCCGACGGCGACCCGGAACTGTGGGCGCCCATGGTCCTCACCAACGTCCTCGGCCCCGCCCTGCTGGCCAACGCCGCCCTGCCCCACCTCGAGACCACGGGCGGGCGGCTGGTGCTCATCGGCAGCGTCGCCGGCCTGAAGAACAGCCCCGCCAACCTCTACTCCGCCACCAAGTGGGCCGTCACCGGCATGGCGGAGAACCTGCGGATGTACGCCACCAGCCGCGGCGTCGGCGTCACCCTCGTCAACCCCGGCATGACCGACACCGCCTTCTGGCAAGGCGGCGTCCCGCCCTTCGCCCTGTCCCCCGAGCCCGTCGCCGAGGCCATCTGCTTCGCCCTCGGCCAGCCGGCCGGCGTCGACCTCAACACCCTGACCATCCGGCCGATCGGCCAGCCCGCCTGAGGCAGCTCTGACACCCTGTGGCGTCGCATCCTGTCGTGAGCCGTGGTGTTCCTATGGGAAGCGAGACAGCCACCCCGGCAGGTGGCCAGAGACCTCCTGGCCAAGTCCGCGCGGATAGTCCGGCTCCATGCCCGCCCATACGGCAAAAGCGTGAGCGGCCCGTGCCCGTGAAGTGTCACCGAGCACGAGATCGGCGATCGTGCCAGCCGCCCTATTGATAATGCCCTACCGCACTACTCAACCACCGAACAAGGGAACAGGTATGAACCAGACACTCAAGCGGACGTTGCAGGTCGTCCGCAAGACCCTCACCGCAGGCGCAGCAGTAGCGCTGTCGGCGGCCACGCTGACCTTAATCACCGCCGCGCCTGCGCACGCCGCCGTCGGGAGAGTGCCTTGTGACGGTCAAATCCACGCCTGGGTCAAAACAAAAGACGGACATAATCTCTGCTTTAGAGGTACCGGCGTACTTGACGTGGCCATCTACAACATAGGGCTTGTGTCCTCAAGAGATCGATGGGTCACGGTTTACTACATCAGAAATGCCGGTGGCCCAGTGGAGGGCCAACTCATCCCTCCCATCACCAGGCCAGACCTGGGGTTTCACGTTTGGCCCGAAATGGTGACCCACATCCATATGATCACTCGAATTGCAATATAGAAATCTTTAGTTAGATCTGCAAGCAGTCCTCGTCAACCAAGCTGACGAGGACTGCTTGCTTTGTGTGCGAACTGCTGGTCTTTGCGGCCGGGCATAAGCGAGATCCTTGAGATCTGCAGGTGACCAACGTGCCTGACAACCCTAGATAACTTGTCAGGCACGTTCGTCGAAAGCCCGCTTGCCTTACATGCCTTCTCTGAACTACTAAACGATCATGAATGCTGCTGGTTGTCAGGCCGTTGCCTGCACGTCCCGAAGCGGAGCTCTCCTGAGAGGAGGTGAGGTCTGGGCCAGGTCGCGATAGGTGGGCATGCCCAGATCGACGGCGGCGTTGCGGCGGGCGATGAACCCGGTCGACTTGCCTTGTTCGCCGGCGATCCGGCGTGGGACCTCGCCGCCGCGTGGGTGCTGCTCCCCGCGGGCGCGGCCGCACGGTTCTTCGACGCGTACGGGCACGCGGACGAGGCGGCGATCCGGCGCGCCCGCGGGCTGGCCGCTATGAACGGGTCGAGCCGAGATAACGGGAATTCCGGCCATGGATGGATCTTGAGCGCTCTGACCTGCTGCAACGTCGAGGGGGTTCGAGCTCCGCCGTACGACTCAGGGCCCCGAATAACTGCCGGCCTCCGCTCAGCGCTTCCGCCAGTGCTTCCGCTCAGCTCTTCCGCTCACCCAGGACGCAGAACTCGTTGCCCTCCGGGTCGAGGAGGGTCACCCAGTGCTGCTCGTCCTGCACGGTGTCGACGCGCCGGGCACCGAGGGAGAGCAGCCGGGCGACCTCGGCCTCCTGGTCGTCGGGGCGGAAGTCGGGGTGGAGCCGGTTCTTCGACGTCTTGCCCTCGGCGACAGGCACGAAGAGCAGCCCCGGCATCCGGTCCGGCTCAGGCCGGATCTCGATGATCTCCTCAGATTCGTCGACCACAACCCAGCCGAGAGCCTCGGCCCACCAGCGCCCGAGAGCGACAGGGTCGGCGGAGTCGACGATGATCTGTTCCCATTCCAGTGCCATGGGCTTGAGCATAGACAGGACCGGCGGCCCGGCCCCGGAGGGGTCGAGCCGAGATACGAGCGGAAGCGGCCAACGGTCGATCATGTTCGTGATCTCGGAAGTGGACTGGGCGAGTTTCGGAGTTCTGGAGTGCGGAATCTCGGAAGTACGGCCTGGAATCCACTTCCGAGATTGGCTCATCTCGGAAGTACGGCTGGCCCCGAGTCGTACGGCGGAGCTCGAACCCCCTCGACGTTGCAGCAGGTCAGAGCGCTCAAGATCCATCCATGGCCGGAATTCCCGTTATCTCGGCTCGACCCGATGAAGAGCCTCTTCCTGATGCTCATGGGGCAGAACGGAGATCGGGGCCTTCCCGGCGGCAAGCCGAACTGGGGACCTGCAGGCCGGGCGGCACTTGATCGTGTTCTGAAGGGCGTTTGATGCAGTCAGCCCGTCTTGTCCCGGTTCTCAGCTTCCCGAACTACGAGCTGGCCGATCGGTGGCATGCCGATGAACACCGGCGAGTCCTTTCGTCGCTCCCTGGCGTCAATCTGGCTGATCTTGTCATCGGTGGCGGCGAGGCTGACGGTTAGTTGCTCGACGTCGCCTAGCCATCCTTCCCGTTCGGCTTCGGCGATCCTGGCATGGAGGTTCTCACGGATCTCTTCCAGGCGGGGCCGCTCGCCTGGCCCCACGATCAGTACCGGGCATCGAACGTCCCGTTGACCGAACTAACTCTTCGTCGGCGTGCGTGGCGGAACGGGCTAGGCCGACGGCGGGGGTGCCTGGTGTCCTGTCTCACCTGACTTGAGGCAGTCTCATCGATCATGAGGCATCCCACCGATCAGTCGCGGAGTTCGCCTTCAAGGAGGCCCATAAGGATCATGTCGTGCCACTTGCCATCACGACGGAAGCACTCGCGGACGCGGCCCTCCTCGACGAAGCCCACCTTCTCGTAAACGCGGCGCGCGGCAGTGTTGTCTGCTGCGAAGTCCAGAGTGATCCGGTGCAGGCGCATTTCATTGAAGCCGTACCTACACATCAGGCGCATCGCCTCAGTGGCGTAGCCACGACCCCAGACATCCTTTTCGCCAAGCTGGATATCCAGCTCAGCATTCCCGACCTCCGGCTTGGCGTCCCTGAGCCGGACGAACCCGACGGCACGCTGATCGTGGAGCGACTCGATGATGAATCGGCAGTTCTCGTAGCTGTTGCGCGGCGCCGCTGCCAGCCGCTCCTGCGCCTGCACGAACGACTCGGGATAGCCGCTGCTCATCCAGCGCATCACCTCGGGGTCGTGACTCCAGCGCCATATGCTCTCGAAATCCGTGGGTTCGACGGCACGTAGGCGGACAAGCTTTCCAGTCAGCATCGCCGAGTTCTACCAGCGTGCGATCCGGACAATCAACTGGATTCACTCTCCCTTATGGGGATCAGTTCAGACGCAGGCGCTGAGGCATCCATGTAGATGCCCCAAATCGATAAGACAGTCCGCAGTATGGCCAGGTACGACGGATCGACCACGCGGGGGTATCACCCTAAGTGTGGAAACGATCACTCTGGGTAGATGATCGAAGGTAAAGATCAACCACGCGACATTCGGGGAATGTGGATCATGTCTATCACACGGGGAACCGCTGCTCTGGCCTCTACGCGCGGGTCGGCTCAGGAGGGCGACCACAGGCTCGGAGTGGCCGCTGCCTCTCATCATGGCGGGCAGAACCCCCCGTCCGAGGCGGTGGAGGTTCCGCTGCGGGAGTTGCTCGGCGATGAGGTGCTGGACCTGCTGCTGGCCGGCTCGCGGGACGGCAAGGGCGGGCTGCGGCTGACCGGTGAGGGCTCGATGCTCGGACAGTTGGTCAAGGCGGTGCTGGAGCGCGGGCTGGAGGCCGAGCTGACCGCGCATCTGGGCTATGGCAAGCACGATCAGTCCGGCAACGGCTCGGGCAACTCCCGTAACGGGAAGATCGCCAAGACGGTGCAGACCGGGGTCGGCCCGGTCCGCCTGGCGGTGCCCCGTGACCGGGCCGGCACGTTCGAGCCGGTGCTGGTGCCCAAACGGGCCGGGCGCGTCTCCGGCGGCCTGGACGACATGATCATCAGCCTGTACGCGCACGGCATGAGCGTGCGCGACATCCAGCACCACCTGCGCCAGATCTACGAGGTCGAACTGTCGCACGAGGCCATCTCCAACATCACCGACGCCGCCCTGGAAGAGGCCCGCGCCTGGCAGAGCCGGCCGCTGGACCCGATCTACCCGGTGGTGTTCCTGGACGCGATCGTGGTCAAGGTCAGAGACAACCACGTCGTGCAGGCCAAGTCCGCCTATCTGGCGATCGGCATCGACACCGACGGCGACAAGCACGTGCTGGGCATCTGGCTGGCCAAGACCCCGCTCGATGCGGCGGCCGCCGGCGAATCGGCCCGGTTCTGGGCGAGCGTGATGACCGACCTGAAAAACCGCGGCGTGCGCGACATCGTCATCGCCTGCACCGACGGCCTGCCCGGCTTCGAAGACGCCGTGCACGCGGCATTCCCGCACACCACCCTCCAGCGCTGCGTCGTGCACCTGATCAGGAACGCCCTGCGGCCGGTGGCCCGCCGCGACCGCACCGCGGTGGCGGCCGAACTGAAGAAGATCTACACCGCGCCCACGGCCGAGGCCGCCTTCGACGCCCTGGCCGACTTCGCCGCCTCACCCTGGGGCGCGAAGTATCCGCAGGCGGCCAAGGTGTTCGACAACGTCTGGGACACCTTCATCCCGTTCTTCGCCTTCAGCCCGGCGGTGCGCAAGCTGCTCTACACCACCAACAGCATTGAAAGCCTGAACTACCAGCTGCGCAAGGTCACCAAGGCCCGCGGCCACTTCCCCGGCGACGACGCCGTGGTCAAGCTCCTGTGGCTCGCCATCATCAACATCGAGGACAAACGCGCCCGCCAACGGCTCGCCAACCGCGCCAAAGAGGGCAAGCGCAACGATCAGCCCGCCCGTCTCACCGAGGGGCAGCGCACCTTCGGCTGGCGTGAAGCGCTCAACGAGCTCGAGATCGCCTACCCGGGAAGGATCAAGTAAACCAGGCAAAGAACACTCTTCATTACTCAGAGTAAGGTTTTACACACTTAAGGTGACAAGCTCCCCCTGATCGCTGCTGAGCCTCAGGTCGCTGGAGAACGGGTAGGTCCCGAGCCCTCGGTGCCCGCAGATGTGTTGCCGTCCCCAGGAACGTGCCTGCGCAGCAGATGAACACCCACGGCGATGATCCAGGAAATGCCGGTCAGCAGTGAGAGGTGTTCGAGGAGGCCGCGGGAGCCGGCTGCCAGCGGCCGGACCGATCTCCGATCTGGTCAGGCGCGACTTCACCGCCGGGGCGCCGAGTTCCGCCTGCTCTTCGGGGGTGGGCTCGCCCGGTGGCCGGGCGGGCTATGACGTGCCGCCGATAAGATCGGTCGCCAGGCCGACGAACTCGTCGTTGCCGGGGAGGTTTGAGCACCAGCGCGTGGGGCGGGGGTTCGACGGACCCTCACTCTCCGTGGGCCATGGCTCGTTGACGGTTGTGGGTACGTTCGGGGAAGATCGCCGTGCTACAGCGGGGCGGGGTCCACTCCGGGATGGTGACAAGGACGCGGCCGCGGCCACCCACGTCGACCCGTTCACGGGATTTGGCGATCTCCTCCAGCGGGAAGCGGTCGCCGATGGGCACCTTCAGGGCGCCGACGGCGGCCGCGGCCGCCAGGTCGCAGGCGGCGTGCTGTTTGGCCTGGAGGGGAAAGTCGTCGCTGCCGAGCAGGCGCACTTTCACGTTGGCGAACAGCAGGGGCCAGAACGGCAGTTCGGGCCGGTCGGCGCAAGCGCCCAAGGTTAAAGATCAAGTTGGCGGAGCGGTGCGGCGGAGCCGTACCACCGCAAAGGCGAGCAGCCCGAGGGCGGCCAGAGCGAAGACCGCGTTGCCGATGAGGTCCACATTCGCGGGCGCTGGGAAACTCGGCGGCTGAGGGAAGCCGTGCCAGGCGTAGGTGACCAGGCCGGCAGCGCCCAGGGCGAACCTGTGCCAGGGTCCCCAGCCCATGCGCCGGGACCAGCGCAGGATGAGCAGCGTCATCGTGGCGTAGAGCGCGAGGTAGAAGCCGACCGTGATCCACGCGGGCACGATGGACTGCAGCTTGCCCGCCATGGTGGGGAGCCAGAACGCCAGCCCGGCCGCGATGGTGATCGCGAAGACGGTCCACGGGCCGGCCGGCGTGGCCGGGAGGAGGGGGCGGCGGAATCGAACGGACAGGAACGCGGCGATGATCAGGGCGACGGCCGTGATCAGCGTCCAGGTGACCTGAGCGGCCGACAACGGGTAGATGGCCGGACCTGCCAGGGCGATGGGCACCGCGCCGCCTAACAGGAACAGGACGGCTGACACGGTGAGGCCGACCTTGCCGAGCCAGGGCGTGTCCGGCTGGCGTGAGCCCGCCTCTACCATCGAGATCGGCACCGCGATGCTCCACACCCCATGGATGGCCAGAACGAACACGGTCCAGTAGGCGCCGATGCCCAGTGCCGGAATGAACCCATAGTCGAGCAACCGCAGCCCGACATAGTCGGGATTGAACAGCGACCGGGTGAGCAGGCCCTCCTCGATCACGGCATAGGCGAGCCCGAGCAGGGTGATCCCCGGCCACCCCAGCTGCCACCGGCGGGCGACCTCACGGATCAGCAGCGCGCCACCGCCATAGAGCGGAATCAGCCCGATGATCATCGGTAGGGCGTTGATGGCGATGTTGCCCAGCAGATACTCACCGACCAGCGGCGCGAGAACCAGCAGGCCAAGTGCTGGAAGAAGGCGTTTGAACACGTCTACCCTCACCGGTTGTAGAGCCTGCGTGCCGACAGATAACTGACCAGGGCGATGCCCGCACTCCACACAGCCGCCTCCAGGAAGCTGGACCCGGCCGGACGCCCGGCCAGCAGCGCGCGCAGCGTCTCGATGACAGGGGTGGCCGGCTGGTGCTCGGCGAACCAGCGCAAACCGGCCGGCATCGACTCGGTCGGGACGAAGCCGCTGCCGAGGAACGGCAGCAGCATCAGCGGCATCGGCAGGTTGCTGGCCGTGGCCACGTTCTTGGTGACCATGGCGAGCGCGACCGACAGCCAGGTGATCGCGAAGGTGAACATGGCCAGCACACCGACCACGCCGAGCCAGTCCAGCACCGAGGCGGACGGGCGGAACCCGATCAGCAACGCCACCACGGTCACCATGGCAATCGCGAGGAACGTCTGCACCATCGCCCCGAGTACGTGCCCGGTGAGCACCGAGACGCGGGCGATGGCCATGGTCTTGAACCTGGCGATGATGCCCTCGGTCATGTCGGTCGCCACCGAGATCGCGGTCCCCTGCGCGGCCCCGACGATCGTCGTGATCATGATGCCGGGGGTGAGGTAACCGACGTAGGCGGCGCGGTCGGCGCCGATGCCCGCACCGATGGTGCCGCCGAAGACGTAGACGAACAGCAGCAGGAACACCACGGGCACGGACGCGAACGTGAGGATCAGCGTGGGGTAGCGCCAGATGTGTTTGACCTGGCGCCGCAGCATCGTCGCCGAGTCGGTGATCGCTCTCATCGGGAGGGCTCCTTGGTCGAGGGCTCCTGCGTCAGGGTGAGGAAGACGTCGTCCAGGTCGGGGGTGTGCACCGACAGTTCGGCGACGTCGATGGCCTGCGTGTCCAGCCACTCCAGGAGCTTCCTCAGCGTCCTGACTCCGCCGGAGTCGGGGATCTGGACGGTGAGCGCCGCGTCGTTGCTGGAGGTGGCGCCGACGTGGCCGGCCGCCCTGCGGTACCCGTCGGGGTCGGCGAAGCGCACGACGATGTGGCCGCCGGGGACCATTCGCTTGAGCTCCTCAGGGGTGCCTTCGGCCACCAGGCGGCCCTGGCTGAGCAGGGCGATGCGGTCGGCGAGTTCGTCGGCCTCCTCCAGGTATTGGGTGGTCAGGAAGATGGTCACGCCGTCCTGCTGGACGAGGTCCCGGACGATCTGCCACATGGTGCGGCGGCTGCGCGGGTCCAGGCCTGTGGTCGGTTCGTCGAGGAAGATGAGGCTGGGTGTGCCGACCATGGTCATGGCAAGGTCGAGCCGGCGGCGCATGCCGCCCGAGTAGGTGACCGCGGGCTTGCGCGCGGCGTCGGTGAGGTCGAAGCGCTCCAGCAGTTCGCGGGCGCGCCTGCGGCCCTTGGCGCGGCCGAGGTGGAGCAGGTCGGCC from Nonomuraea polychroma encodes the following:
- a CDS encoding ATP-binding cassette domain-containing protein is translated as MRTFVSVTGLRKSYGAHRVLDGIDLTIPQGTVFSLLGPNGAGKTTTVQILSTLIKADAGEIWVAGHDLAKEPDKVRAAIGVTGQFSAVDSFLTGEENLRLMADLLHLGRAKGRRRARELLERFDLTDAARKPAVTYSGGMRRRLDLAMTMVGTPSLIFLDEPTTGLDPRSRRTMWQIVRDLVQQDGVTIFLTTQYLEEADELADRIALLSQGRLVAEGTPEELKRMVPGGHIVVRFADPDGYRRAAGHVGATSSNDAALTVQIPDSGGVRTLRKLLEWLDTQAIDVAELSVHTPDLDDVFLTLTQEPSTKEPSR
- a CDS encoding ABC transporter permease, whose product is MRAITDSATMLRRQVKHIWRYPTLILTFASVPVVFLLLFVYVFGGTIGAGIGADRAAYVGYLTPGIMITTIVGAAQGTAISVATDMTEGIIARFKTMAIARVSVLTGHVLGAMVQTFLAIAMVTVVALLIGFRPSASVLDWLGVVGVLAMFTFAITWLSVALAMVTKNVATASNLPMPLMLLPFLGSGFVPTESMPAGLRWFAEHQPATPVIETLRALLAGRPAGSSFLEAAVWSAGIALVSYLSARRLYNR